The sequence CTTACTTCTTGCGGGATGTGATTTTCAGCGCTTGAAATACTTaatgtttcttcttctctccctGTAAGATGATTTTGATAAAGCTCTCGATACGTTCTCTTCATCCGCAGAGACGGCCGCTTTCCCTTTTCTTCTCCACGGAAGTGAAAAGGATCGGACACGCACCGTGTTGTTATCCGTTACACGGAGGCTGGCCACGGCTCTTGTTTCCAACTCTTGTTTTCGAGACAGCCCGCGATCGCTCGTGCGTGATCGAACGTGGATTCGACAAGATCATCCGCGAGTGTTCAACGTCAATGCGAATTTCTATCACGTTGACACTCACGTCTCGATCGATGAGACACTGGAAAGTCGCGCGCGAGCCGTGAAAGCACatagaaaatgaaatttgataataatgcCACTTTTTCCACCCGTCTCTCttatgcaaataattaacGCTTGACGCTTCATTGCGCCGTAGCATAGCGTGGCAAACATCGGCGTGATTAATTAAATCCTGCAATATTCCAAGCTTCAATCCGTTGTGGCGCGATTAATCATTGAATTTCTTCTCGGTAAGATGTAACAGATCTTGACACCTATTAGCTACGAATCGCCATCTACTTTCACAATTAATGCCGGTTGGACGTGCAAGTTCGCGCTCGGTGTTCTCGGTAATGTATTTACCATCCCGACAGCTGGAAGAAGCTAACGGCTGTTGAGAAGATGATCCAAttgtccctctctttctctctcttatgtCAAAATGTTCCGACTCATTAACAGTAGAACCCTTCATACTAGATACAAAAACTTAAAGAGTTAATTTTGCGTTCAATTTTAAGACGACAACTTAAACCGAAGCTTCGATGGCTCACTTTGCGTGCATAATGTGGATCTCTTGTATGATTACGCTGACGAGAGCAATTATGTAGTTGCTCAATGCCAGAAATATGAAGATGATACGTTATCCGCTTCAAAGGAGCATCTCGCTGGCGATAATTATATGGGGAAGTTCAACCGTGCGAGCTGCGTTGAGTAAAGCAACGTCAGCTGAGCTAATACGATGCCATGAAGGCACATCAAGGATTTTGAATTATGTCCAAatatttcctttaaataattgaaaacaattatttcgaCTGATTCCATTTCCTTATATAATACATGCcaaaagtatttatttctacataaatatatgttgtaatagaaatgaaaattttattcttattttaatagattttattaattatagtaaaCTCAGTGTCTCGCTCGTTAGAATGCACGCTTCACGAAGTTTACTCTCACAGACTTCACTCTCAAGTTCAACTTCACGGTGAGCCTATCAAGGtattaaaattagatatattattaagatacTTAGAGTATCTTAATAAGATGCATTCAGCTATGGACGAAGTATTGCGATCAACGTAAGTTGTTCATACGAGAGGAAAATTCGTGGTGATGTTACGGAGAACATCTTCGACTTCTTGCTGAGTCCAGTTCCTCACAGGCTCGTAGACAATGCCCAGCCTCGTGCTGTTCACGAAGTTCCCGTCGACGGACACCATTTCTCTCTTCACGCTCTGCAGGAAAACGGCGAAAACGTCCGTCTCGCCGTTTTTTGTCATGTAACGAACCCGGACCATCGTGCTCCCGTAACCGCCTTCCACCACGCTCACATGGCCTTTTTGATAGACGGCCGCGGCGATCACGCAGTTGATAAGCTTGCCCGGCTGAGCCGCGTAGTACATTTCCGCCCGGGTGCTCACCGAGAAGTAACTGTTGTGGCTGTCCAGCTGGATGAGCCTCGACGTTGCCTCATCATCGGTGAACATATCGCCCTGCATCAGCCACGTGACTCTGCGCAGAGAGAAGTTCACGTTTCCCAAGAGACCTTCCTCTCTTGGGAAACGAAGAAGTGTCGaagagaattttgcatttCTCGAATCCGCGAAATCGCGGACTGTTAGATCGGATTAATGATCCAAGAGCGCAGActgtattgtaataaaaaaaaagaaaaagaaataagccTACTCTTTAGCAGATCTACTGAAAATTTTGATAGTTCGATAAGATCCTAATTTTGTCTGGATTTCTTGGCGGAAGCGTGATTAGATCTACGAGCATTCCATGAAAGTGAAATATGAATGTTACGGTTGATGGTCCCGATAAGAGAtgcagataataaaaaattgctgaTCACTCGGATGCGATGTCTTTCAGAGAGATCCTCGCGTTCTGATATCCACACAGGGAGACGAGACGT comes from Ooceraea biroi isolate clonal line C1 chromosome 8, Obir_v5.4, whole genome shotgun sequence and encodes:
- the LOC105275473 gene encoding uncharacterized protein LOC105275473, producing the protein MMRAYLLGLIFYCVSKPALSEPVTWLMQGDMFTDDEATSRLIQLDSHNSYFSVSTRAEMYYAAQPGKLINCVIAAAVYQKGHVSVVEGGYGSTMVRVRYMTKNGETDVFAVFLQSVKREMVSVDGNFVNSTRLGIVYEPVRNWTQQEVEDVLRNITTNFPLV